A DNA window from Rhizobium jaguaris contains the following coding sequences:
- a CDS encoding substrate-binding domain-containing protein, protein MAISRRAFGVGLLAAGVAGTGGYIAVRDRPEFQGLLGNRTKLFGFIGGEKEAFLADNDVVGALHGYGLDIDSRVAGSVEMVREQALLSQTPAFLWPSSSIMVDIARQSGVKIRNDRVVLNTPVVVYTWQPVVDGLMKTGLVSVTSTGQHQLDLKALLDAVLAGTSWSKLGVDSLYGQARIVSTDPNRSNSGFMFAGLVLSLFAGNIATTAGLDQFGDKAQTIFRNMGFKSPSSGKLFDQYLAGGLGGEPMIVGYENQLVEWIIADPERWRRVQSSSTAKPVVLYPHPTVYSSHPLIVIDESANRLMDALTSPKLQELAWTKHGFRGPLGTATGNADSAIAGLLPAEIDAVLPIPDASVMLALLDKLAA, encoded by the coding sequence ATGGCCATCTCTCGCCGCGCCTTTGGAGTAGGACTACTTGCTGCGGGCGTCGCCGGCACCGGCGGTTATATCGCCGTGAGGGACAGGCCGGAGTTCCAGGGACTGCTCGGCAACCGCACGAAGCTCTTCGGCTTCATCGGCGGTGAGAAGGAGGCGTTTCTTGCTGACAATGACGTCGTCGGCGCTCTGCATGGCTATGGGCTGGATATAGACAGCCGCGTGGCCGGCTCCGTCGAGATGGTGCGCGAGCAGGCGCTTCTGTCGCAGACCCCCGCTTTCCTCTGGCCGTCGTCCTCGATCATGGTCGATATTGCCCGGCAGAGCGGGGTCAAGATCCGCAATGACCGTGTGGTGCTGAACACTCCGGTCGTTGTCTACACCTGGCAGCCGGTGGTCGATGGATTGATGAAAACGGGGCTGGTCAGCGTCACGTCGACGGGTCAGCATCAGCTTGATCTCAAGGCATTGCTCGACGCCGTTCTTGCGGGGACAAGCTGGTCCAAGCTCGGGGTCGACTCGCTTTATGGGCAGGCACGTATCGTCTCGACCGATCCAAACCGCTCCAATTCCGGTTTCATGTTTGCCGGACTGGTCTTAAGCCTGTTTGCCGGCAATATCGCGACTACTGCCGGTCTCGACCAATTCGGCGACAAGGCGCAGACTATCTTCCGCAATATGGGCTTCAAGTCGCCTTCTTCCGGCAAGCTTTTCGATCAATATCTGGCTGGCGGCCTCGGGGGCGAACCGATGATCGTCGGCTACGAGAATCAGCTGGTCGAATGGATTATCGCGGACCCCGAGCGATGGAGGCGCGTTCAATCGAGTTCCACCGCCAAACCCGTCGTGCTTTACCCGCACCCCACGGTCTATTCCTCGCATCCCCTTATCGTCATCGACGAGAGCGCCAATCGGCTGATGGATGCGCTGACAAGCCCGAAGCTGCAGGAACTTGCCTGGACCAAGCACGGCTTCCGCGGGCCGCTGGGTACGGCAACCGGGAATGCCGATAGTGCGATTGCGGGCCTCCTGCCGGCCGAGATCGACGCCGTGCTGCCGATACCCGACGCCAGCGTCATGCTTGCGCTGCTCGATAAGCTGGCGGCATAA
- the rpsB gene encoding 30S ribosomal protein S2 has translation MALPDFSMRQLLEAGVHFGHQTHRWNPKMKPYIFGDRNNIHIIDLAQTVPMLSRALQVVSDTVARGGRVLFVGTKRQASELIADSAKRSAQYYVNARWLGGMMTNWKTISNSIQRLRKLDEILNGEAQGFTKKERLNLEREREKLDKALGGIRDMGGTPDLMFIIDTNKEKIAIDEAKRLGIPVVAIIDSNCDPDLIDYPIPGNDDASRAIALYCDLISRAAIDGIARQQSASGRDLGASIEAPIEETLVDGTEA, from the coding sequence ATGGCATTGCCTGATTTTTCTATGCGTCAGCTTCTGGAAGCTGGTGTTCACTTCGGCCACCAGACGCATCGCTGGAACCCGAAGATGAAGCCGTACATCTTCGGCGATCGTAACAACATTCACATTATCGACCTCGCCCAGACGGTTCCGATGCTGAGCCGCGCCCTGCAGGTCGTCAGCGACACCGTTGCCCGTGGCGGCCGCGTTCTGTTCGTCGGCACCAAGCGCCAGGCGTCCGAACTGATCGCCGACAGCGCAAAGCGTTCGGCTCAGTACTACGTCAATGCCCGCTGGCTCGGCGGCATGATGACCAACTGGAAGACGATTTCGAATTCTATTCAGCGTCTGCGCAAGCTCGACGAAATCCTCAACGGCGAAGCCCAGGGCTTCACCAAGAAGGAACGTCTGAACCTTGAGCGCGAGCGTGAAAAGCTAGACAAGGCTCTTGGCGGTATCCGCGATATGGGCGGCACCCCGGACCTGATGTTCATCATCGACACCAACAAGGAAAAGATCGCGATCGACGAAGCCAAGCGCCTTGGCATTCCGGTCGTCGCAATCATCGATTCGAACTGCGATCCGGACCTGATCGACTATCCGATTCCGGGCAATGACGACGCCTCGCGTGCTATCGCTCTCTACTGCGACCTCATCTCGCGCGCTGCCATCGACGGCATCGCTCGTCAGCAGAGCGCATCCGGCCGCGACCTCGGCGCTTCCATCGAAGCTCCGATCGAGGAGACTCTGGTGGACGGCACCGAAGCCTGA